In Segatella copri, the DNA window AAGTCAACCTCCTTACCTGTTGCCACTTCCCTTACATAGTAGTTACGCGCGCGAAAGTAGCCATGATTCCCCACCCGGTGTATCATATCATGGAGAACGATACTACGGGGAACAAACCATTGAGGATTCAACTCCATACGTTTGATATGACTGTTCAATATCGGGGTTTTGGTTTTACTGGCTCCACATCCTATGCGCATCGAGAGCGTATCCTGATGATCAATAGCCATCAGATGGAACGATGGTATATTGACAACCACATATTTTTCGTGTTGCCAGGGATTATCATACTGTCTCCAGCGGCAACGTTCCATGTTGCAGAGAATTTTGATTCTCATCGCCTTGCCCAGTCCTCCAGCCTTCAATTTCTCCAGCAGTTGATAATAGAAAGGATTCTTAGGCTGTACTTCTTTCAGGAAGGAAGCCACCGAGTCGCATCTAACCATTTGCATAGCCTTCTGATAGAACGCATCATCTGCATGAGCCATTTTTACATCAAACAGACCTCTGAACCTAACGGGTCTCTTGCTACTATCATAAGGATTGGGAGCAAGAGTATCTAAACGATTGAAAACAAAACTAGGATTCATAAATCCAAAATTCTGCCCCATCGTATATCTGAAGTAAGCTTTGGTCAAGCGATACTCCAGTCGGGCTATCACTTGATTTATCTGATTATCAGCTGAATCTAGATTTAAATCTCGTAACCTGTCAATATCTCGGGCAATAGCATCCACATAGAACCGACGTTTATCAAATCCCATATCCGCTACGGAACGCAGGCAAGTCACCAGGGAGTCAGCCTGACTATTTACCCCATGACGTGTAATCCAAAGCAGATTACCTTCATTCTGATAATAGCGACGGGTATGCAAATCAGCAGCATGTCGGTCTTTATCATTTCGCATGATGCTGTCTATCAGATTCCTTACCGCCCTCGAATTGATAGCATAGGCAGAAGAACGTAAGTCCTGATAATCATCTAACGATAATTGGAAATTGCTGTTTGGCACCCTGTCGTGGCAAGAACAGAACATCAAACAGCAAGAAATGATAAGTAACGAAAAATGAAAGACTTTCACTTTCTGATTAAAGTTAAACGGCATTCTAAGGCCTCTATGGTACTATTAATGCTTTACGCAAATTTTGCGCGTAAAGGTATTCCCCACCTTTACAATATAGATACCATCAGCCAATGGCAAGTTTACGCGCTTGTCATTACCTTCTATGCGGAAGGTCTTGATAGTAACACCTGCCACATTATATATTCTCACCACTTGCCCGCTAGCGCCTGTGATATGCATCACGCCCCCAGCATAGTTCAAGTTGATATCTGCCACATCAAGGTCTGCCCATTCTATGTTTCCCTCGTTGGCCATAGCATCCGAAGGAACAGAAAGTGCTAACATTGCAATTGTCAATATTGAAAGTAAAGTC includes these proteins:
- a CDS encoding L,D-transpeptidase family protein; the encoded protein is MPNSNFQLSLDDYQDLRSSAYAINSRAVRNLIDSIMRNDKDRHAADLHTRRYYQNEGNLLWITRHGVNSQADSLVTCLRSVADMGFDKRRFYVDAIARDIDRLRDLNLDSADNQINQVIARLEYRLTKAYFRYTMGQNFGFMNPSFVFNRLDTLAPNPYDSSKRPVRFRGLFDVKMAHADDAFYQKAMQMVRCDSVASFLKEVQPKNPFYYQLLEKLKAGGLGKAMRIKILCNMERCRWRQYDNPWQHEKYVVVNIPSFHLMAIDHQDTLSMRIGCGASKTKTPILNSHIKRMELNPQWFVPRSIVLHDMIHRVGNHGYFRARNYYVREVATGKEVDLNRVTRSMLISGAYGIAQRGGKGNALGRIIFRFDNNFSVFLHDTNSKGVFGQEDRGVSHGCIRIEKPYDFAVFLLADKNEKLKEKIYYSMTADSLANKKLVVNNVKVNPQVPLFITYYTLYPLAGGRIAEYSDVYGFDAVIFDMLRKYL
- a CDS encoding T9SS type A sorting domain-containing protein; this translates as MKRTLLSILTIAMLALSVPSDAMANEGNIEWADLDVADINLNYAGGVMHITGASGQVVRIYNVAGVTIKTFRIEGNDKRVNLPLADGIYIVKVGNTFTRKICVKH